DNA sequence from the Butyricimonas faecalis genome:
TTTGGCTTTTTGAAGCGTCTCTTTGGAACAGGTATAGGGTGAATGGGCGCAGATGGCAGGGTGAATCAAGCTGTCACCGTACCATTGTTGGGCGAGCGATTCGCCGCGAGCAATTCCTTCATCCACCGAGTGGAAACTGGGTGTCGGGAAGTCAATCAGGGATTCTCCCACGACGGCTCGGATTCCCGCTTTTTTAGCTTCGGAGGCGATGATGTCTTCAAAGAAATACATGTCGTTGAAACACGTGGTCCCCGATTTGATCATTTCGATAAAAGCGAACCGGGAGGCAACGGCCACGTTCTCCGGGGTCACCATGCGTGCCTCTGCCGGGAAAATATGTTCGTTCAGCCACGTGTGGAGTGGAAGGTCATCGGCATACCCGCGTAGCATGGTCATCGGCACGTGGGTATGCGTGTTGATAAACCCGGGCATCACGATCATGCCTTCTGCATCAAAATATTCGGCATCGGGGATTTGAATTTTACCTTCACCGATCTCTTTGATTTGATTATCTTCTATCCGGATAGAACCGTTTTTGATCAACTCCATGCGTTCGTTCATGGTGATGATGCAAGCGTTAAATATAATTGTCGTTGCCATATTCTTGTTTTTGTGCCAAAGTTAGTGATATTTCCGGTTTCAAGGGACGATTGACTGTTTTATCCCGATGGATATTTTCTAATAATAAAACGAATAAATCATTGGTTGTATGTAATTCTATAAATCACTTTGTTCCCAAACGAAGAGAGTAGTTTATTACTTCATCATATATTTCCGTAAAATAACAATCGCCTCCCGGCGTTTGTTGTAGACTGTTTGGAGGGCGAGGCCCAGCTTCGTGGCGATCTCTTCGGGTTTCCAACCTTCGAGGTACATGCGGATGACCGTGGCGTAATCGACGGGTAGGAATTTGAGCGATTCGTACAAGGTATGGTATAGTTCCACTTGCTCGATGTCGTCTGTAAATTCTTTTTCGACTTTACACTCCAATTCGAAGCGTTGTTGATATCCTTGATGCTTGATTTTGTTCTTGTAGGCATTTTTCAGGGCGATAAAGCAGAATGTTTTGATGTAAAGGATGGATGGGAATTGGACGGATTCCCGAAGCCATATATCGGTGAAAATGTCTTGGATAACGTCTTCTGCCGGAAGATTCAGAGGGTCGAAGAGACGGGTGGCATATAGGTATAATTCTCTATATATCATTCGATAAACGATACTGAATGCGTTCGGGTTACGGCGGTTAAAAGATTTCAAAAGGATCGTATCGTTCTGTTTTGACATACATCCAATATCGGTTTGTTTTATGCAAATGTAAGTCTTTTTTTATAAAAAGCGGTATAAATGACAAATTTTCTCCTGTCGCATCAACGTGCCACAGGAGAAAACTTTTACTATCTGTTATGTTCCATACGGTTTTACCGCCCGCCGGGTCTTCCCGGGCCACCGCCTCCCGGCATGCCGCCTCCTCCCGGGCCACTGCTGCTACCGATGGTGGTCACGACACTGTTTGACGTGAAAGTTCCCACTTGTGAACCGCCCGACCATGTTCCGCCTCCGTACCATCCGTTCCATGCGTCTGTATTGTCGCTGAGTGAACCGCCAGAGGAAAGGGTATAAGAGGCTCCCGAAGCGATGTCGGGTGTGCTGAAGAAGAATGCCGCACCGTTCATTGTACGGGGAAATTCGAATGTCAGGACCGGTGTTCCCGAACTGTTCAGTACGCAAATCTTCGTTCCCTTGGTTGCGGACACGCCGTTATAGACCACCGACCGTTGCGTGCTGGAGGTAGAAGGATTGGACTGCAAGGTTCCGCCCATGCTGATTACCGTTCCGCCGTTAATCTTGAAACTGTTACTGTCGTCACAGTCTATGCCGCTCTCCGGTGCGGATGTTCCCACGCCGATGACCAGTCCCCCGGAAATGACTAGCGAACCGTTGGAGTCGATACCGTCGTTATTGCTTGCGTAGGCATAAACCTTTCCGCCGGTGATGTTGATGGCCGAAGCGGCGTTAATGGCATCGTCATAGGCATACGAGTAGATCTCTCCACCACTGATGGTAAGTGTCGCCTTGCTCTCCAGTCCTTCGGAACCATCGCTTGCTCCTGTCACGGAGATATTCAGTTTGCCACCGCTTATGGTAATGTTGCCGTCGGCTTTCACGCCCTTGGGCGAGGAGGTCAGGTTTGACGAGTAGGTGTACTTGCCGCCCGTGGTCGTCACGGTGGTCTCGCCGCCCGATA
Encoded proteins:
- a CDS encoding RNA polymerase sigma factor — its product is MSKQNDTILLKSFNRRNPNAFSIVYRMIYRELYLYATRLFDPLNLPAEDVIQDIFTDIWLRESVQFPSILYIKTFCFIALKNAYKNKIKHQGYQQRFELECKVEKEFTDDIEQVELYHTLYESLKFLPVDYATVIRMYLEGWKPEEIATKLGLALQTVYNKRREAIVILRKYMMK